A window of the Microvirga terrae genome harbors these coding sequences:
- a CDS encoding PrkA family serine protein kinase: MLHSDDLFSSFLKTYETRREAEMSLADYLEGCRNDPMMYASAPERILAAIGEPQLVDTSKDARLGRIFMNRTIRVYPAFSEFYGMEETIEMIVSFFRHAAQGLEERKQILYLLGPVGGGKSSLAERLKSLMEVNPIYVLKAGDEISPVFESPLGLFDAEQMGPMLEERYGIPRRRLTNLLSPWAIKRLDEFKGDISKFRVVKINPSRMRQIAIAKTEPGDENNQDISSLVGKVDIRKLETLSQADPDAYSYSGGLNRANQGILEFVEMFKAPIKMLHPLLTATQEGNYVGTENIGSIPFSGIILAHSNEAEWQTFRTNKNNEAFIDRIYVIKVPYCLRVTEEQKIYDKLIRTSELAGAPCAPATLEMLARFSVLSRLRAHENSNFYSKMRVYDGESLREVDPRARSLQEYRDSAGVDEGMDGISTRFAFKVLSATFNHDTIEVAADPVHLMYVLEQSLRREQLPQDVERRYLEFIKAELAPRYADFIGHEIQKAYLESYHDYGQNLFDRYVAYADAWIEDQDFKDPDTGQLLNRELLNQELTKIEKPAGIANPKDFRNEVVKFSLRARAGNHGRNPSWTSYEKIRDVIERRMFSQVEELLPVISFGSKKDSETEKKHGEFVARMMDRGYTERQVRRLVEWYMRVKQAG, from the coding sequence ATGCTTCATTCCGACGACCTGTTCTCGAGTTTCTTGAAGACCTATGAAACCCGCCGCGAGGCGGAGATGTCCCTGGCGGACTACCTGGAAGGGTGCCGCAACGATCCCATGATGTATGCGAGCGCTCCCGAGCGCATCCTGGCAGCGATCGGCGAGCCCCAGCTTGTCGATACGTCAAAGGATGCACGCCTCGGCCGCATCTTCATGAACCGCACGATCCGGGTGTATCCGGCCTTCTCCGAATTCTACGGCATGGAAGAGACGATCGAGATGATCGTGAGCTTCTTCCGCCACGCCGCTCAAGGCCTGGAGGAGCGCAAGCAGATCCTCTACCTGCTCGGGCCCGTCGGCGGCGGTAAGTCCTCCCTGGCCGAGCGCCTGAAATCCCTGATGGAGGTCAATCCTATCTATGTCCTCAAGGCGGGCGACGAGATCAGCCCCGTCTTCGAGAGCCCGCTCGGTCTCTTCGACGCGGAGCAGATGGGACCCATGCTGGAGGAACGCTACGGCATTCCCCGCCGGCGCCTGACCAATCTGCTCAGCCCCTGGGCCATCAAACGTCTCGACGAGTTCAAGGGCGACATCTCCAAGTTCCGCGTGGTCAAGATCAACCCGTCCCGCATGAGGCAGATCGCCATCGCCAAGACGGAGCCGGGCGACGAGAACAATCAGGACATCTCGTCCCTCGTCGGCAAGGTCGATATCCGCAAGCTGGAGACCTTGTCCCAAGCCGATCCCGACGCCTACAGCTATTCCGGCGGCCTCAACCGCGCCAACCAGGGCATTCTCGAATTCGTCGAGATGTTCAAGGCGCCGATCAAGATGCTGCACCCCCTGCTGACGGCTACCCAGGAGGGGAATTATGTCGGCACCGAGAATATCGGATCCATCCCGTTCAGCGGCATCATCCTGGCGCATTCCAACGAGGCGGAATGGCAGACCTTCCGGACCAACAAGAACAACGAGGCCTTCATCGACCGCATCTACGTGATCAAGGTGCCGTATTGCCTGAGGGTCACGGAGGAGCAGAAGATCTACGATAAGCTGATCCGCACCTCGGAGCTGGCCGGCGCGCCCTGCGCTCCCGCCACGCTGGAGATGCTGGCGCGGTTCTCGGTCCTCTCGCGGCTGCGGGCGCACGAGAACTCGAACTTCTACTCCAAGATGCGGGTCTATGACGGCGAGAGCCTGCGCGAGGTGGATCCCCGCGCGCGAAGCCTGCAGGAATACCGGGACTCGGCCGGTGTCGACGAGGGCATGGACGGCATCTCGACTCGCTTTGCCTTCAAGGTCCTGTCGGCCACCTTCAACCACGACACCATCGAGGTCGCGGCCGATCCGGTGCATCTCATGTACGTGCTCGAGCAGTCCCTGAGGCGCGAGCAGCTGCCCCAGGACGTGGAGCGACGCTATCTGGAGTTCATCAAGGCCGAGCTGGCGCCGCGCTACGCCGATTTCATCGGTCACGAGATCCAGAAGGCCTATCTCGAATCCTATCACGATTACGGTCAGAACCTGTTCGACCGCTACGTGGCCTATGCCGATGCATGGATCGAAGATCAGGACTTCAAGGATCCCGATACCGGCCAGCTCCTCAACCGGGAACTCCTGAACCAGGAGCTGACCAAGATCGAGAAGCCAGCGGGCATCGCCAATCCGAAGGACTTCCGCAACGAGGTGGTGAAGTTCTCGCTCCGGGCCCGGGCCGGCAATCATGGCCGCAACCCGTCCTGGACCAGCTACGAGAAGATCCGCGACGTGATCGAGCGCCGCATGTTCTCGCAGGTCGAGGAATTGCTGCCTGTGATCAGCTTCGGCTCCAAGAAGGACAGCGAGACCGAAAAGAAGCACGGCGAGTTCGTCGCACGGATGATGGACCGCGGCTACACCGAGCGTCAGGTACGGCGTCTGGTGGAATGGTACATGCGTGTGAAGCAGGCGGGCTGA
- a CDS encoding YeaH/YhbH family protein: MYIIDRRLNPGGKSLANRQRFLRRAKAQIQRAVRQTAGDRDITDLERGGEVSIPADGVREPSFRRSGEGGVHDHILPGNKRFVEGDTVERPPGGGGSAAGGDNGEGEDDFRFVLTRDEFLDLFLDDLELPDLAKRRVATVETQGMRRAGYTVTGSPVNLALLRSMRNALSRRIAMRRPKSQDLLRLQEEIDRLEEREGPSERLTALRQELELLQLRSRRFPYIDPIDLRYRRFEPVAKPVAQAVMFCLMDVSGSMTEHMKDLAKRFYMLLYIFLTRRYKHVEIVFIRHTHEAKEVDEETFFNSPETGGTVVSSALREMQRIVEERYSPDAWNIYAAQASDGDNSPNDGTTSAAMLREVILPVCQYYAYLEVGSDSDRMQTGFINHKTSLWQTYETLQEQGANLAMRKVNHRREIYPVFRELFRRRDADAGAKVP, encoded by the coding sequence ATGTACATCATCGACCGGCGCCTCAACCCAGGGGGCAAGAGTCTGGCCAACCGCCAACGTTTTCTTCGCCGAGCCAAGGCGCAGATCCAGCGGGCCGTCCGTCAGACCGCAGGCGATCGGGATATCACCGATCTCGAACGGGGAGGGGAGGTCTCGATCCCGGCCGATGGTGTTCGCGAGCCCAGCTTCCGACGGTCCGGCGAGGGGGGCGTGCACGATCACATCCTTCCGGGCAACAAGCGCTTCGTGGAAGGCGATACCGTCGAACGCCCGCCGGGCGGGGGCGGCAGCGCGGCCGGGGGCGACAATGGCGAGGGCGAGGACGATTTCCGCTTCGTCCTGACCCGCGACGAGTTCCTCGACCTGTTCCTCGACGACCTGGAACTGCCCGACCTCGCCAAGAGGCGGGTCGCCACCGTGGAGACGCAGGGGATGCGCCGGGCGGGCTACACCGTCACCGGCTCGCCCGTGAACCTCGCGTTGCTGCGCTCCATGCGCAATGCCCTGTCGCGCCGCATCGCCATGCGGCGGCCGAAATCCCAGGATCTGCTTCGCCTCCAGGAGGAGATCGACCGCCTGGAGGAGCGGGAAGGACCGTCCGAGCGACTGACCGCCCTGCGCCAGGAACTGGAACTGCTCCAGCTGCGCAGCCGGCGCTTCCCCTATATCGACCCGATCGATCTGCGCTATCGCCGCTTCGAACCCGTGGCCAAGCCCGTCGCGCAGGCGGTGATGTTCTGCCTCATGGACGTGTCCGGCTCCATGACCGAGCACATGAAGGATCTGGCGAAGCGCTTCTACATGCTGCTCTACATCTTCCTGACGCGGCGCTACAAGCACGTGGAGATCGTCTTCATCCGCCACACCCACGAGGCCAAGGAGGTGGACGAGGAAACCTTCTTCAACAGCCCCGAGACCGGCGGAACGGTGGTATCCTCGGCCCTGCGCGAGATGCAGCGGATCGTCGAGGAGCGTTACTCGCCGGATGCGTGGAACATCTATGCGGCCCAGGCCTCCGACGGCGACAATTCGCCGAACGACGGCACCACCAGCGCGGCCATGCTGCGCGAGGTGATCCTGCCCGTCTGCCAGTATTATGCCTATCTCGAGGTCGGCAGCGACAGCGACCGCATGCAGACCGGGTTCATCAACCACAAGACCTCCCTGTGGCAGACCTACGAGACGCTCCAGGAGCAGGGGGCCAACCTCGCCATGCGCAAGGTGAACCACCGTCGTGAGATCTACCCCGTCTTCCGCGAACTCTTCCGCCGGCGGGATGCGGACGCTGGAGCAAAGGTGCCATGA
- a CDS encoding SpoVR family protein produces MSVVEHDTLLFHGADWDFGTIQRIHDAVEAIGVGELGLDVYPNQIEVITAEQMLGAYASIGMPLFYKHWSFGKRFALHESSYRQGLMGLAYEIVINSNPCISYIMEENSATMQTLVIAHAAFGHNHFFKNNYLFKEWTDADGILDYLEFAKGYITRCEERYGHAAVERILDAAHALMSHGVHRYPRKKRPDLRSEERRERERQLHQEQTFNDLWRTVPTKGAAAKPQLSEERRRALLELPQENLLYFLEKSAPRLQPWQREILRIVRQIAQYFYPQRQTKVMNEGCATYCHYRIMTRLHETGQISDGAFLEFLQSHTNVTRQPEFDDPHYGGINPYALGFGMMQDIERICTKPTAEDREWFPDIAGGGDAMAVLRDVWANYRDESFISQFLSPHLIRRWRMFHLVDDPDRPELMIEAIHDERGYRRLRRSLSRHYDVGWSDPDIQVVDVDLAGDRRLILHHHVLNRTLLHKDDAQRVLQMVANLWGYAVVLKEVEPATGAIFQEHVAHPHETLF; encoded by the coding sequence ATGAGCGTAGTCGAGCACGACACTCTGCTCTTCCACGGGGCGGACTGGGATTTCGGAACCATCCAGCGCATCCATGACGCGGTCGAGGCCATCGGGGTCGGCGAGCTTGGGCTCGACGTCTATCCCAACCAGATCGAGGTGATCACCGCCGAGCAGATGCTCGGCGCCTATGCGTCCATCGGCATGCCCCTGTTCTACAAGCACTGGTCCTTCGGCAAGCGCTTCGCCCTCCATGAATCGAGCTACCGCCAGGGCCTCATGGGCCTGGCCTACGAGATCGTCATCAACTCGAACCCGTGCATCTCCTACATCATGGAGGAGAACTCGGCCACGATGCAGACCCTCGTCATCGCCCACGCGGCCTTCGGGCACAACCACTTCTTCAAGAACAACTACCTGTTCAAGGAATGGACCGACGCGGACGGCATCCTGGATTATCTCGAGTTTGCCAAAGGCTACATCACGCGCTGCGAGGAGCGCTACGGCCATGCGGCCGTGGAGCGCATCCTCGATGCCGCCCACGCGCTGATGTCGCATGGGGTTCATCGTTATCCGCGCAAGAAACGCCCCGACCTGCGCTCGGAGGAGCGTCGGGAGCGCGAGCGCCAGCTGCATCAGGAGCAGACCTTCAACGATCTGTGGCGCACGGTGCCGACGAAGGGCGCCGCCGCAAAGCCCCAGCTGAGCGAGGAGCGCCGGCGCGCCCTTCTCGAGCTGCCGCAGGAGAACCTCCTCTACTTCCTGGAAAAGTCGGCCCCGCGCCTCCAGCCCTGGCAACGCGAGATCCTGCGCATCGTCCGCCAGATCGCGCAGTACTTCTATCCGCAGCGCCAGACGAAGGTGATGAACGAGGGCTGCGCCACCTATTGCCATTACCGCATCATGACCCGGCTGCACGAGACCGGGCAGATCAGCGACGGCGCCTTCCTCGAATTCCTGCAGTCGCACACCAACGTCACGCGGCAGCCGGAATTCGACGATCCGCATTACGGCGGCATCAACCCGTATGCGCTCGGATTCGGCATGATGCAGGACATCGAGCGCATCTGCACGAAGCCGACGGCGGAGGACCGGGAATGGTTCCCCGACATCGCCGGCGGCGGTGACGCCATGGCGGTGCTGCGTGACGTGTGGGCCAATTACCGCGACGAGAGCTTCATCTCGCAGTTTCTGAGCCCGCATCTGATCCGGCGATGGCGCATGTTCCACCTCGTCGACGATCCGGACCGGCCGGAGCTCATGATCGAGGCGATCCACGACGAACGCGGCTACCGGCGCCTGCGGCGCTCCCTGTCGCGCCACTACGACGTCGGGTGGAGCGATCCCGACATCCAGGTGGTGGACGTGGACCTCGCCGGCGACCGGCGCCTGATCCTGCACCATCACGTGCTCAATCGCACCCTGCTGCACAAGGACGACGCTCAACGGGTTCTCCAGATGGTGGCCAATCTGTGGGGTTATGCGGTTGTCCTGAAGGAGGTGGAGCCGGCGACCGGAGCGATCTTCCAGGAGCACGTCGCCCACCCGCACGAAACGCTCTTCTGA
- a CDS encoding MDR/zinc-dependent alcohol dehydrogenase-like family protein, with translation MRAAVLTGPGQIQIQAVALPEPGPGQVRLRLEGCGVCASNLTPWAGPEWMQYPTEPGALGHEAWGFVDAVGEGVEGLSVGDRVAALSYQSYAEYDLAAADAVIPLPDALAGRPFPGEPLGCAMNIFRRSEIEAGQTVAIIGIGFLGAILTKLASDAGARVIAISRRPFSLDLARRMGAAETIPMEDHHAIIDRVKELTGGAFCDRVIEAVGKQWPLDLAGELTRERGKLIVAGYHQDGPRQVNMWLWNWRGIDVINAHERDSRVYVQGMREAMDMIASGRLDPSTLYTHTYPLDRLGEALDATRDRPDGFLKALVTY, from the coding sequence ATGCGGGCGGCCGTCCTGACCGGGCCCGGGCAGATCCAGATCCAGGCGGTCGCCCTTCCCGAGCCGGGCCCCGGGCAGGTGCGGCTGCGCCTGGAGGGGTGCGGCGTGTGCGCCTCGAACCTGACGCCCTGGGCAGGACCGGAATGGATGCAGTACCCCACGGAGCCGGGCGCGCTCGGGCACGAAGCCTGGGGTTTTGTCGACGCCGTCGGCGAGGGGGTCGAGGGTCTGTCCGTCGGCGACCGGGTCGCGGCGCTCTCCTATCAATCCTATGCCGAATACGATCTGGCCGCGGCCGACGCGGTCATTCCCCTGCCGGACGCTCTTGCAGGACGACCGTTCCCTGGCGAGCCGCTCGGCTGCGCCATGAACATCTTTCGACGCAGCGAGATCGAGGCCGGGCAGACAGTCGCGATCATCGGGATCGGCTTTCTCGGCGCCATTCTCACCAAGCTCGCCTCCGATGCCGGCGCCCGCGTCATCGCCATCTCGAGGCGGCCGTTCTCGCTCGATCTCGCCCGTCGCATGGGCGCAGCCGAGACGATCCCGATGGAGGACCACCATGCGATCATCGACCGCGTTAAGGAACTGACCGGCGGCGCATTCTGCGATCGGGTGATCGAGGCGGTGGGCAAGCAATGGCCTCTCGATCTTGCAGGCGAGCTGACGCGAGAGCGGGGAAAGCTCATCGTCGCCGGATATCATCAGGACGGGCCGCGACAGGTCAACATGTGGCTCTGGAACTGGCGCGGCATCGACGTGATCAACGCCCATGAGCGCGATTCCAGGGTCTATGTTCAGGGCATGCGCGAGGCCATGGACATGATCGCATCCGGACGTCTGGACCCGAGCACCCTCTATACCCATACTTACCCGTTGGACCGGCTCGGCGAGGCGCTCGATGCCACGCGCGACCGGCCGGACGGTTTCCTCAAGGCCCTGGTGACATACTGA
- a CDS encoding Gfo/Idh/MocA family protein: MVQQAVVETTSEPSLVRPRLGFLGVGWIGRHRMQAILGTGMVDVAAIADPSPETAAEAGRLAPDAKRVATLDDILDIGVDGVVIATPSAMHADQSIRALERGVAVFCQKPLGRTAAEVQAVVDTARRSDRLLGVDLSYRFTEGMRRIREVIDTGELGHIYAVDLVFHNAYGPDKPWFYDPVQSGGGCVMDLGVHLVDLALWTLNSPGVAGVTGKLFAGGAPLQDPASQVEDYAVATVTLDTGAVVQLACSWRLQAGCDAMISATLYGTQGGVSLRNVNGSFYDFTAERYRGTSRETLTTPPDEWGGRAAADWASRLAAGERFDPAAEQLVEVARVLDSIYGR; encoded by the coding sequence ATGGTGCAGCAGGCCGTGGTTGAAACAACTTCCGAACCCTCACTGGTGCGCCCGCGCCTCGGCTTTCTCGGCGTCGGCTGGATCGGGCGGCACCGCATGCAGGCCATCCTCGGCACCGGCATGGTCGATGTCGCGGCCATCGCCGATCCGTCCCCCGAGACGGCCGCGGAGGCCGGCCGGCTCGCGCCCGATGCGAAGCGGGTGGCGACGCTCGACGACATTCTCGACATCGGCGTCGATGGCGTGGTGATCGCAACCCCGAGCGCCATGCATGCCGACCAGTCGATCCGGGCCCTGGAACGCGGCGTCGCGGTTTTCTGCCAAAAACCTCTCGGACGCACGGCCGCGGAGGTGCAGGCCGTGGTCGATACCGCGCGCCGGTCCGATCGGCTCTTGGGCGTCGATCTCTCGTACCGGTTCACGGAGGGCATGCGGCGCATTCGCGAGGTCATCGACACGGGTGAGCTGGGACACATCTATGCTGTCGATCTCGTGTTCCACAACGCTTACGGCCCCGACAAGCCATGGTTCTACGATCCGGTGCAGTCGGGCGGCGGCTGCGTGATGGATCTCGGCGTTCATCTGGTCGATCTCGCCTTGTGGACCCTCAACAGCCCCGGGGTCGCAGGCGTGACGGGCAAGCTCTTCGCTGGCGGCGCGCCGCTCCAGGATCCCGCGTCACAGGTCGAGGATTATGCCGTCGCGACGGTGACGCTGGACACGGGCGCCGTGGTGCAGCTCGCCTGCTCCTGGCGGCTCCAGGCCGGATGCGACGCGATGATCTCGGCCACGCTCTATGGCACGCAAGGGGGTGTGTCGCTGCGCAATGTGAATGGGTCGTTCTACGATTTCACGGCGGAGCGCTATCGCGGCACATCCCGTGAGACATTGACGACGCCGCCCGACGAGTGGGGTGGCCGCGCTGCTGCGGATTGGGCCTCCCGCCTGGCCGCGGGCGAGCGGTTCGACCCAGCAGCGGAGCAGCTGGTCGAGGTCGCACGGGTGCTCGACTCGATTTACGGGCGTTAA
- a CDS encoding beta-xylosidase: MIEAAMIWNEPNNKSHWDPEIDPDWKLFSDMAIVAGQAIRAENPNLPRVLGGISPIDPGFIKKLEGHGALDQIDVVAVHGFPLDWNLWQIHDWPAKIDEIRAVTDKPIWVSEVGISTFGAEEVQAWGLNRTAELLIGKVPKIHWYSLYDLPRSWEATTRHREAEGSSYYRHFYMGLLREDGTPKPALEEFAKYTPQMGLCQWFHYEDHRLDDAVACMKRLGVKYLRTGLSWADSFRPNALDWFDRQMEALADFDVTVTFCFTPEHRGIAPHHTSAPQVKEEFAEFCASMIRRYAPSGQTAQPSKVLEAL, translated from the coding sequence ATGATCGAAGCCGCGATGATCTGGAACGAGCCCAACAACAAGTCCCATTGGGATCCGGAGATCGACCCGGATTGGAAGCTCTTCTCCGATATGGCGATCGTCGCAGGTCAGGCGATCAGGGCCGAGAATCCCAACCTGCCCCGCGTGCTCGGCGGCATCTCGCCGATCGATCCCGGCTTCATCAAGAAGCTGGAAGGCCATGGCGCCCTGGACCAGATCGACGTTGTGGCCGTGCACGGATTCCCGCTTGATTGGAACCTGTGGCAGATCCACGATTGGCCCGCGAAGATCGACGAGATCCGGGCCGTCACGGACAAGCCCATCTGGGTGAGCGAGGTCGGCATTTCGACCTTCGGCGCCGAGGAGGTTCAGGCCTGGGGCTTGAACCGCACGGCGGAACTTCTGATCGGCAAGGTGCCGAAAATCCATTGGTACAGCCTCTACGACCTCCCTCGATCCTGGGAGGCCACGACGCGCCACAGGGAAGCGGAAGGCTCGTCATACTACCGTCACTTCTACATGGGCCTTCTGCGCGAAGACGGCACGCCGAAGCCCGCTCTCGAGGAATTCGCAAAATATACGCCGCAGATGGGCCTGTGCCAGTGGTTCCATTACGAGGACCATCGCCTCGACGATGCGGTGGCCTGCATGAAGCGGCTGGGCGTGAAGTATCTGCGCACGGGCCTGTCCTGGGCGGACAGCTTCCGTCCGAATGCGCTCGACTGGTTCGACCGGCAGATGGAGGCGCTGGCGGATTTCGACGTGACCGTGACGTTCTGCTTCACGCCCGAGCATCGCGGGATCGCTCCGCACCACACGAGCGCACCGCAGGTGAAGGAGGAGTTCGCGGAGTTCTGCGCCAGCATGATCCGCCGCTATGCGCCCTCGGGCCAGACCGCTCAACCGAGCAAGGTGCTGGAGGCTCTCTGA
- a CDS encoding TIGR04290 family methyltransferase, with amino-acid sequence MNAIDPTPPDEIRRKAEALGPWFHNIELKGGVWTAPDHFLGNYPAVKWQQFADAIPQDLTGKTVLDIGCNGGFYSMEMKKRGAERVLGIDFDDTYLAQARFAAQTMGHDIEFRKVSVYDLGQLGERFDVVLFMGVLYHLRHPLLALDLIHEHVARDLLVFQSMQRGSAEVMPVAENYTFWQTDHFDDPRYPKMHFIEHRYADDPTNWWAPNAACVEAMLRSAGFEIIQHPEIEVYICRRVDAPPGAGAVYPAQGRQA; translated from the coding sequence ATGAATGCCATCGATCCCACGCCGCCGGATGAGATCCGCCGGAAAGCCGAAGCGCTCGGGCCATGGTTTCACAATATCGAGCTGAAGGGTGGCGTCTGGACCGCGCCTGACCACTTCCTCGGCAATTACCCGGCCGTGAAATGGCAGCAATTCGCGGACGCGATCCCGCAGGATCTCACCGGTAAAACCGTGCTCGACATCGGCTGCAACGGCGGCTTCTACTCCATGGAGATGAAGAAGCGGGGCGCGGAGCGCGTGCTCGGCATCGATTTCGACGACACTTATCTCGCCCAGGCCCGGTTCGCCGCCCAGACCATGGGCCACGACATCGAATTCCGCAAGGTTTCGGTCTACGACCTCGGCCAGCTCGGGGAGCGCTTCGATGTGGTGCTCTTCATGGGCGTGCTCTATCATCTGCGCCACCCGTTGTTGGCCCTCGACCTGATCCACGAGCACGTCGCCCGGGATCTTCTCGTGTTTCAGTCGATGCAGCGCGGATCCGCGGAGGTCATGCCGGTCGCGGAGAACTATACCTTCTGGCAGACGGATCACTTCGATGATCCGCGCTACCCGAAAATGCACTTCATCGAGCATCGCTATGCCGATGATCCGACCAACTGGTGGGCCCCGAACGCCGCCTGCGTCGAAGCCATGCTCCGCAGCGCCGGGTTCGAGATCATCCAGCACCCTGAAATCGAAGTTTATATCTGCCGCCGTGTCGACGCTCCGCCCGGTGCGGGCGCCGTCTATCCGGCCCAAGGGAGACAAGCATGA